In the Mauremys mutica isolate MM-2020 ecotype Southern chromosome 13, ASM2049712v1, whole genome shotgun sequence genome, one interval contains:
- the LOC123347403 gene encoding olfactory receptor 12D1-like, which translates to MENQTEMSEFILLGLTNQQELRCFLFILFLMLYLASMLGNGAIMAMVMAEPRLHTPMYFFLGNLSCLDIFYSTVTVPKMLAGFLSGYQTISFTDCLAQLHFFHFLGSSEVILLAVMAYDRYVAICNPLRYMLVMNPQVCLLLAAATWTIGFLHALLHTVMSSRLHFCGRNRVHHFFCDIKPLLSLACSSTRLNLSLLNIVTGTIALTPFIITLLSYLYIISFLFLKVQSWEGRRKAFSTCTSHLTVVALLYVPVLFNYMPHSMGGSSEREMIITLIYTIVTPVLNPLIYTLRNQEVKSALRKALESNLLPGKK; encoded by the coding sequence atggagaaccagACTGAGATGAGCGAGTTCATCCTCCTGGGCCTGACCAATCAACAGGAGCTGCGGTGCTTCCTCTTCATTCTCTTCCTGATGCTTTACTTGGCCAGCATGCTGGGGAATGGGGCCATCATGGCCATGGTAATGGCTGAACCCcggcttcacacccccatgtacttcttcttgGGCAACCTCTCCTGTCTGGACATCTTCTACTCAACAGTTACTGTGCCCAAGATGCTGGCTGGTTTCCTCTCAGGGTACCAGACCATTTCCTTCACTGACTGCCTGGCTCAGCTCCATTTCTTCCACTTCTTGGGCAGCAGTGAGGTCATTCTTCTGGCTGTCATGGCTTACGACCGCTATGTGGCTATCTGCAACCCGCTTCGCTACATGCTGGTCATGAACCCACAGGTCTGCCTGCTCCTGGCAGCAGCCACCTGGACCATCGGCTTCTTACATGCCCTGCTGCACACGGTCATGTCCTCCCGACTGCACTTCTGTGGCCGCAACCGTGTCCACCACTTTTTCTGTGACATCAAGCCCCTGCTGAGCCTGGCCTGCAGCAGCACCCGCCTCAACCTGAGCCTCCTCAACATCGTTACTGGGACCATCGCTCTGACTCCCTTCATCATCACACTCCTCTCCTACCTCTACATCATCTCCTTCCTCTTCCTGAAGGTCCAGTCATGggagggcaggagaaaggccttttccacctgcacctctcaccTCACCGTGGTAGCACTGCTCTATGTGCCGGTCCTCTTCAATTATATGCCACACTCCATGGGAGGCTCCTCAGAAAGGGAGATGATCATCACCCTCATATACACCATCGTCACCCCAGTTTTGAACCCCCTGATCTACACCCTGAGGAACCAGGAGGTGAAATCTGCCCTGAGGAAAGCACTGGAAAGTAATCTTCTCCCTGGGAAAAAATGA